Proteins found in one Bremerella volcania genomic segment:
- a CDS encoding DUF1501 domain-containing protein, with translation MFSTRREFLQQNAWGFGALALSSLLMREDAQAGPGQDGALAALHHPPKAKRVIQLFMSGAASPIDTFDHKPMLDKHHGEASDFGEHVEAFQNGLGPWMKSPFKFSPHGQSGKMLSEVVAPLGACVDEMTFVHNMVGKSGVHSQATYLQATGFDTPGFPGMGAWVSYGLGSISDNLPAFVVLPDHRGFASNGPKNWSSAFLPASTQGTAIFPQRENPIEDLTPKSSYTSASGDDASLRLLEQINGRYQQQRPGDSRLEARIRSYELAAKMQLSAPQAMDISNEPSHILKMYGLDRMGAEYPSEINAPEEAEYFGRKCLIARRLIERGVRFIQIWSGNDNGFPRRNWDSHEDIRRDHGPLATGMAVGTAALIQDLKQRGLLDDTIILWTTEFGRMPSTQGSKGRDHNPYVFTNWLCGGGIKPGITHGQSDQWGYKPLDRDHPTQVYDIHATILHLLGINHEKLTVRHNGIDRRLTDVHGHVIREILA, from the coding sequence ATGTTTTCCACACGACGCGAGTTCTTGCAGCAAAATGCCTGGGGGTTTGGAGCCTTGGCCCTGTCCTCGCTGCTCATGCGCGAGGATGCCCAAGCCGGCCCTGGTCAGGATGGCGCGCTGGCGGCACTCCACCATCCGCCCAAAGCGAAACGCGTGATTCAGCTCTTCATGAGTGGAGCGGCAAGCCCGATCGATACGTTTGATCACAAGCCGATGCTCGACAAACACCATGGAGAAGCATCGGATTTTGGCGAGCACGTCGAGGCCTTCCAGAATGGTCTCGGACCATGGATGAAGTCCCCCTTCAAGTTCTCGCCGCATGGTCAGTCAGGCAAGATGCTCAGCGAAGTCGTTGCTCCGCTGGGTGCGTGCGTCGACGAGATGACTTTTGTTCATAACATGGTCGGGAAGAGTGGCGTCCACTCGCAAGCAACCTATCTTCAAGCGACCGGTTTCGATACGCCCGGTTTCCCAGGCATGGGGGCATGGGTCAGCTATGGCCTGGGGAGTATCAGCGATAACTTGCCGGCGTTCGTCGTACTTCCCGATCACCGCGGTTTTGCCAGCAATGGCCCCAAAAACTGGAGCAGTGCCTTCCTACCGGCCAGTACCCAGGGAACGGCAATCTTCCCACAACGAGAGAACCCGATCGAAGACCTGACGCCCAAGTCATCCTATACTTCCGCCTCGGGTGACGATGCCAGTCTGCGTCTTCTCGAGCAAATCAATGGCCGCTACCAACAACAGCGCCCTGGCGACTCGAGACTCGAGGCGCGGATCCGCAGCTACGAACTCGCGGCGAAGATGCAGTTGAGCGCTCCGCAGGCCATGGATATCTCCAACGAACCCAGCCACATTCTCAAGATGTACGGGCTCGATCGGATGGGAGCTGAGTATCCTTCCGAAATCAATGCCCCGGAAGAAGCGGAATACTTCGGCCGTAAGTGTCTCATCGCGCGTCGACTGATCGAACGGGGCGTCCGTTTTATCCAGATTTGGTCCGGGAACGACAATGGCTTCCCTCGGCGCAATTGGGACAGCCATGAAGACATCCGCCGAGACCACGGCCCATTGGCCACCGGCATGGCGGTCGGCACGGCCGCGCTGATCCAAGATCTCAAGCAGCGTGGTCTGCTGGACGACACGATCATCCTTTGGACGACTGAATTCGGTCGGATGCCCTCAACCCAGGGAAGCAAGGGACGTGATCACAATCCGTACGTTTTCACCAATTGGCTCTGCGGAGGAGGTATCAAGCCGGGCATCACCCATGGCCAGTCAGACCAATGGGGCTACAAGCCGCTCGATCGCGATCACCCCACGCAGGTCTACGACATTCACGCCACAATTCTCCACCTACTAGGGATCAATCACGAGAAGCTGACCGTCCGCCACAACGGCATCGATCGCCGGCTCACGGACGTTCATGGTCATGTCATCCGCGAAATCCTAGCGTAA
- a CDS encoding DUF1553 domain-containing protein translates to MLRLFSQFVRAASLFLLFPLGGWTYAQEANLPQGFFQDSVAPILSANCVTCHNDQRTEGGLSLSNSLSALRGGDSGESIVPGDPTASFLLEYITGDPPEMPQGGQPLSQQEIAMIRRWIASGATWPRDLKLKAQDNWWSRKALSRPPVPEIPETSQARVRTPIDAFILTQLLERGMNFSPEADSRTLVRRLYYDLIGLPPTPEEMRQWMAKLDEGEHGYQQLVEHLLASPHYGERWARHWLDVVKYADTCGYDKDKLRRNAWPYRDYVIRSFNEDKPYARFVEEQIAGDALYPGEQDGILGLGFIAAGPWDFIGHVEVPASKIDGKNARNLDRDEMVSNTLNTFCSVTIQCARCHDHKFDPYTQQHYYGIQAVFAAVDRAERPYDIDPQIEKKRLQLTDDKQSAEKQLANLQREIAAAGGKQLVELRTKIQTLRQQAKPETTVPQHGYHSHIEKTIDQVKWVQIDLGDPTEITKVVLHPCYDDYAGIGPGFGFPLRFKIEAASDAAFSDSQVMADETTEDYPNPLLASYQVEVPVTARFVRITATKLAPRQNDFIFALSELEVFDKHNKNVALNKNIQSLDSIEAPIRWRRTNLVDGLWPKSISANVSQELNQARQSLALLEKQIETPERIAQQAKFKSRINALEAQLKSLPSGKMVYAAATHFKPQGSFQPTQGIPREIHVLHRGNVTDPREEALPGTLPLPGQDAYALNLPTDHDESERRAALAQWITSRDHPLTWRSIVNRIWYYHFDQAIVGSPNDFGRMGQMPTHPELLDWLAVEFRDHDQSFKHLHRLIVTSSVYRQSSRHHEAYDAKDSSNQFLWRMNRRRLEAEEIRDSILSVSGKLDKTMGGPGFFVFKLEKEAHSPHYEYHKFDPRDPATHRRSIYRFIVRSQPDPYMTTLDCADSSQSTPKRSETLTALQALSMLNNPFQLVMAESFAERLEQQAVTLPEQVELGVQLTLGRAPTDFEREKFAEFAQEHGLANLCRVLFNQSEFLYLD, encoded by the coding sequence ATGTTACGTCTATTTTCCCAATTCGTTCGAGCAGCCAGTCTCTTCCTATTGTTCCCCCTTGGCGGCTGGACTTACGCCCAGGAAGCGAACTTGCCGCAAGGCTTTTTCCAAGATTCGGTCGCACCGATCCTCTCCGCCAACTGCGTCACATGCCACAATGACCAAAGGACGGAGGGAGGCCTTTCGCTCTCGAATAGCCTATCAGCCCTACGCGGGGGTGATAGCGGCGAGTCGATCGTTCCTGGAGACCCCACTGCGAGCTTCCTGCTCGAATACATCACCGGCGACCCACCTGAGATGCCTCAAGGTGGGCAACCCCTCTCACAGCAAGAGATTGCCATGATTCGCCGTTGGATTGCCAGCGGCGCCACTTGGCCCCGTGATCTGAAGTTGAAGGCTCAAGATAATTGGTGGTCTCGCAAAGCATTAAGTCGGCCTCCCGTCCCGGAGATCCCCGAGACGTCCCAGGCACGTGTCAGAACTCCCATCGACGCGTTCATCCTGACTCAGCTTCTTGAGCGCGGCATGAACTTTTCCCCCGAGGCCGATTCAAGAACGCTTGTACGGCGTTTGTACTATGACCTGATCGGCCTTCCTCCGACGCCTGAGGAAATGCGTCAATGGATGGCGAAACTCGATGAAGGAGAACACGGATACCAACAGTTGGTCGAACACCTGTTGGCTTCGCCTCATTATGGTGAACGATGGGCCCGGCACTGGCTCGACGTGGTGAAGTACGCCGACACCTGCGGCTACGACAAGGACAAGCTCCGCCGCAACGCGTGGCCGTATCGAGACTACGTCATCCGATCTTTCAACGAGGACAAACCGTATGCCCGCTTCGTCGAAGAGCAGATCGCTGGAGATGCCCTGTACCCGGGAGAACAGGATGGGATCTTGGGACTTGGCTTCATCGCGGCAGGGCCTTGGGATTTTATCGGGCACGTCGAGGTCCCGGCCAGCAAAATCGATGGCAAGAATGCTCGCAACCTCGATCGTGACGAGATGGTTTCGAACACGCTCAACACGTTTTGCAGCGTAACGATTCAGTGTGCCCGATGCCATGATCACAAGTTCGACCCATATACGCAGCAGCACTACTACGGTATTCAAGCGGTATTCGCAGCGGTCGATCGGGCCGAGCGTCCTTACGACATTGATCCTCAAATCGAGAAAAAGCGATTACAGCTTACCGACGACAAGCAATCTGCCGAAAAGCAACTAGCCAACCTGCAACGGGAAATCGCCGCGGCGGGTGGTAAGCAGTTAGTGGAGTTACGCACCAAGATTCAGACGCTTCGACAACAGGCAAAGCCCGAGACAACGGTTCCCCAACATGGTTACCACAGCCACATCGAAAAGACGATCGATCAGGTCAAATGGGTGCAAATTGATTTAGGAGATCCCACCGAGATCACCAAAGTCGTATTGCATCCCTGCTACGATGATTACGCAGGAATCGGTCCCGGCTTCGGATTCCCGCTTCGTTTCAAGATCGAAGCCGCCAGCGATGCCGCTTTCAGCGATTCTCAAGTAATGGCGGATGAAACGACCGAGGACTATCCCAACCCACTTTTGGCAAGCTATCAAGTCGAAGTCCCTGTTACCGCCAGGTTCGTCCGTATCACGGCGACGAAGCTGGCCCCGCGGCAGAACGACTTTATCTTCGCGCTATCGGAACTGGAGGTTTTTGACAAGCACAACAAAAACGTTGCTCTCAACAAGAACATCCAGTCGCTTGACTCCATTGAAGCCCCCATCCGCTGGCGACGCACCAACCTTGTCGATGGTCTTTGGCCCAAGTCCATTTCAGCCAACGTCTCCCAGGAGCTTAACCAAGCCAGGCAGTCCTTGGCGCTTCTAGAAAAGCAGATCGAAACGCCGGAGCGGATTGCCCAGCAGGCCAAGTTCAAGAGCCGTATAAACGCACTCGAAGCACAACTCAAATCATTGCCTTCCGGTAAAATGGTCTACGCGGCGGCAACTCATTTCAAGCCACAAGGATCGTTTCAACCGACCCAAGGCATCCCGCGTGAAATCCACGTTCTCCATCGAGGCAACGTAACGGACCCACGCGAGGAAGCATTGCCAGGCACTTTACCACTACCAGGGCAAGATGCTTACGCATTAAATCTTCCGACCGATCACGATGAATCGGAGCGGCGTGCGGCATTGGCCCAATGGATCACGTCCCGCGATCACCCCCTAACCTGGCGTAGCATCGTCAATCGGATTTGGTACTACCATTTCGATCAGGCCATCGTCGGCTCACCCAATGATTTTGGACGCATGGGGCAGATGCCAACGCACCCAGAACTGCTTGACTGGTTGGCCGTCGAGTTCCGAGACCACGATCAGTCTTTCAAACACCTGCACCGACTCATCGTCACCAGCAGCGTCTATCGCCAGTCGTCTCGGCATCATGAAGCGTATGATGCGAAAGACAGCAGCAACCAGTTTCTGTGGCGCATGAACCGTCGACGACTGGAGGCCGAAGAGATTCGCGATTCCATTCTTTCGGTAAGCGGAAAGCTCGACAAAACGATGGGCGGCCCAGGCTTCTTCGTCTTTAAATTGGAAAAGGAAGCCCATTCTCCTCATTACGAATACCACAAGTTCGATCCGCGTGACCCGGCAACCCACCGGCGAAGCATCTATCGGTTCATTGTCCGTTCGCAGCCCGATCCCTACATGACCACCCTTGACTGTGCCGACTCGTCTCAAAGTACGCCGAAACGAAGCGAGACGCTCACGGCACTTCAGGCCTTGTCCATGCTCAACAACCCATTTCAGTTGGTCATGGCAGAATCATTCGCCGAGCGACTTGAGCAACAAGCAGTAACCTTGCCGGAGCAGGTCGAACTCGGCGTTCAATTGACGCTCGGGCGCGCACCAACCGATTTCGAGCGAGAGAAGTTCGCCGAATTTGCCCAAGAGCACGGGCTCGCCAATTTGTGCCGGGTGCTCTTCAATCAAAGTGAATTTCTCTACCTCGACTGA
- a CDS encoding glycosyltransferase, with amino-acid sequence MDRPLNIVKVIPYPLPVLRFGGPVVQAQVVCRELAARGHEVRVVTTDIDLPADIPRDQWLENDGYHVCYSSTSPHHRMPPYYTPGIRRPLQETLKTADVVQTNIGLTLTNDMVRKLARRAGVPYVYNAEGALCPKRLQIKSFEKKLFRYFYENRIVREAAACQAVSQYERDTLLEWGVHPERIAVIPNGFSLPPVVSEEAKQASRQQLGYADDDVVILFMGRISQIKGIDLLLTAFERIRNEFPQAQMIVAGPDEGIQAALTQFVRKHGLEKRVRFPGIIAGEEKTNALRSADIFALTSHSEGLPNAVIEGLGYGLAMLLTHRCNVPEVADYNAGHVVEAEVEPIEQALRKLLEDAQQRANCQQNARRLAVERFSLDKVVDDLENLYRGLADSPSDANGTANLQSTASP; translated from the coding sequence GTGGATCGTCCTTTAAATATCGTCAAAGTCATCCCTTATCCGTTGCCGGTCCTACGATTTGGTGGCCCGGTCGTTCAGGCCCAAGTCGTTTGTCGGGAACTCGCGGCCCGAGGGCATGAAGTACGCGTCGTGACGACGGATATTGATCTTCCCGCGGATATTCCTCGCGATCAGTGGCTTGAGAACGATGGTTATCACGTCTGCTACAGCTCGACGTCGCCGCACCATCGAATGCCACCCTATTACACGCCGGGCATTCGTCGGCCGCTGCAAGAAACGCTAAAAACCGCGGATGTTGTTCAAACCAACATTGGCCTGACGTTAACCAATGACATGGTGCGGAAACTGGCCAGGCGAGCTGGGGTTCCCTACGTCTACAACGCGGAAGGGGCACTTTGTCCCAAGCGACTACAAATCAAATCATTCGAGAAGAAGCTCTTTCGGTACTTCTATGAAAACCGAATTGTCCGCGAGGCAGCTGCCTGCCAGGCTGTTTCACAATACGAACGAGATACGTTGCTTGAGTGGGGCGTTCACCCGGAACGAATCGCGGTGATTCCCAACGGCTTTTCGTTGCCGCCGGTCGTTTCCGAGGAAGCCAAACAGGCAAGTCGCCAACAGTTAGGCTACGCTGACGACGACGTCGTGATTCTGTTCATGGGAAGGATATCCCAGATCAAGGGAATTGACTTGCTGCTCACCGCTTTTGAGCGGATTCGTAACGAGTTTCCCCAGGCCCAAATGATTGTTGCCGGACCCGACGAAGGGATTCAGGCCGCACTAACACAGTTCGTACGCAAACATGGGCTTGAAAAGCGAGTTCGGTTTCCTGGCATCATCGCCGGCGAAGAAAAAACGAATGCACTGCGGTCCGCTGATATTTTCGCGCTTACGAGTCATTCCGAAGGCTTGCCGAACGCGGTGATTGAAGGGCTAGGGTATGGTTTGGCGATGCTGTTGACCCATCGATGCAACGTGCCTGAGGTTGCGGACTACAATGCAGGGCACGTCGTGGAGGCCGAAGTCGAACCGATCGAGCAGGCGCTCAGGAAACTTCTTGAAGATGCCCAGCAGAGAGCCAACTGCCAGCAGAATGCGAGACGGCTGGCCGTGGAACGATTCTCGTTAGACAAAGTGGTAGACGACTTGGAGAATCTCTATCGGGGCCTGGCGGATTCCCCTTCGGATGCTAACGGCACGGCGAATCTACAATCGACCGCTTCGCCGTAA
- a CDS encoding N-acetylneuraminate synthase family protein, with protein MKTNRDNLHIIAEAGTNHGGKLETAKSLVDIAVDAKADSVKFQMIYPEGLYISKLLKDGELQENEVLEIRRKGMLSDDEYRELAKYCREKSMPMSASVFDRQGLDLLSELDPPYIKLASCDLNNYPLISQASELGTRLIISTGMASLMEVERAVDTAVKHGVGELVILHCVSSYPAPLSIMNLNMIDVLRTAFGMPVGLSDHTESSIAAAIAISKGATWVEKHYTYDRGAEGFDHVYAMEPEPMKQYIADLRATQEALQAPLPRHRSEQEASVMPRARRGLYAARPLEPGQEITADDVLIVRPQNSMTPGDLDSVVGRKLTEAVAQYFPLDWELFR; from the coding sequence ATGAAAACGAATCGAGACAACCTACACATCATTGCGGAAGCAGGAACCAATCACGGTGGAAAACTGGAAACGGCAAAATCTCTTGTCGATATCGCCGTCGATGCCAAGGCAGACTCGGTGAAGTTTCAGATGATCTATCCGGAAGGCCTGTATATTTCCAAACTTCTCAAGGATGGCGAACTTCAAGAAAACGAAGTGCTTGAGATTCGACGCAAAGGGATGCTCTCCGACGACGAGTACCGGGAACTGGCCAAGTATTGTCGCGAAAAGTCCATGCCGATGTCCGCTTCGGTTTTCGACCGTCAAGGGTTGGACCTACTCTCGGAGCTGGATCCACCCTATATCAAATTGGCATCCTGTGATCTCAACAATTATCCCTTGATCTCCCAGGCCTCGGAACTGGGAACGCGGCTTATCATTTCCACCGGGATGGCTTCCCTGATGGAAGTCGAACGCGCGGTGGATACCGCGGTGAAACACGGCGTCGGCGAACTCGTCATCCTGCACTGCGTGTCCTCGTATCCGGCTCCGCTCTCGATCATGAATCTGAATATGATCGATGTCCTGCGAACGGCTTTCGGAATGCCGGTGGGGCTCTCCGATCATACCGAATCGAGCATCGCAGCCGCCATCGCCATCAGCAAAGGGGCGACTTGGGTCGAAAAGCACTACACGTATGACCGCGGCGCGGAGGGATTCGACCACGTCTATGCCATGGAGCCTGAACCCATGAAGCAGTACATTGCCGACCTCAGAGCGACCCAAGAAGCCCTTCAGGCTCCCCTTCCCCGACATCGCTCGGAACAAGAGGCCAGCGTCATGCCGCGTGCTCGACGAGGTCTTTACGCAGCCCGCCCACTGGAACCGGGACAAGAAATTACTGCCGACGACGTCCTCATCGTCCGTCCCCAGAACTCCATGACGCCTGGCGACCTCGATTCGGTGGTAGGACGCAAGCTGACCGAAGCGGTTGCCCAGTACTTTCCTCTCGACTGGGAGTTGTTCCGTTGA
- a CDS encoding polysaccharide pyruvyl transferase family protein, translating into MYTIFNIRPVGFNIGNDAIHLGIRSFLEKALDSHVNLITIPAVSHYESHAKAGLTARTIFEINQFGDGVIVGGGNLFENGEISVSPQALPSLEPPLMIYSVSRGRIYNRRMELVDRTDVITDHVLKALSERADLSYLRDQATVDYLHSIGCTKTRLGGCPTIFLNQIKSQLPPLSPEMQNEVLISIRNPNLMNIPLGLQARVRDDLQRLIRLCQERFDKPVRLLCHDHRDIPFAASLGQIEYIYTSDIYYYLSLLANTFLNVSYRLHATLPTLSFGKPSVSIVYDERASSLFQTLGLEDFYVDINTSSDICEDVIQKSEALLSNNDLMSQLPEKWAKFQDISETAFGGFAQRVRDYQASCTY; encoded by the coding sequence ATGTACACCATTTTCAATATCCGACCGGTTGGCTTTAACATCGGCAACGATGCGATTCATCTAGGGATCCGGTCGTTTCTGGAAAAGGCCTTAGATAGCCACGTTAACCTGATTACCATTCCTGCCGTTTCGCATTACGAATCCCATGCGAAAGCGGGGCTGACTGCCAGAACTATTTTCGAAATCAATCAGTTTGGCGATGGCGTGATCGTGGGAGGGGGTAACCTCTTTGAGAACGGCGAGATTTCCGTATCACCGCAAGCATTGCCCTCACTTGAACCGCCACTGATGATCTACTCGGTCTCGCGCGGTCGCATTTACAATCGCCGAATGGAGCTTGTCGATCGAACCGACGTGATCACCGATCATGTCTTGAAGGCGCTCTCGGAAAGAGCCGATCTGAGCTATCTGCGCGACCAGGCGACGGTTGATTATCTGCATTCCATCGGCTGCACCAAAACTCGGCTTGGCGGCTGCCCGACTATATTTCTCAATCAAATTAAGTCGCAATTGCCACCGCTATCACCTGAAATGCAGAACGAAGTCCTGATCTCAATTCGTAACCCGAATCTGATGAACATTCCACTCGGGCTTCAGGCACGGGTTCGTGATGACCTGCAACGACTGATTCGACTGTGCCAAGAGCGATTCGACAAGCCGGTTCGACTACTGTGTCACGACCATCGTGATATTCCTTTTGCGGCATCTTTGGGGCAGATCGAATACATCTATACAAGCGACATTTACTACTACTTGTCGCTGCTGGCGAACACGTTTCTGAATGTTTCGTATCGACTCCACGCGACGCTTCCGACGCTGTCCTTTGGGAAGCCAAGCGTCAGCATCGTCTATGACGAACGGGCCAGCAGTTTGTTCCAGACCTTGGGACTCGAAGACTTCTACGTCGACATCAACACCTCGTCGGACATTTGCGAAGACGTGATTCAAAAAAGCGAGGCGCTGCTGAGCAATAACGACCTGATGTCCCAGCTTCCAGAGAAGTGGGCAAAGTTTCAAGACATTTCCGAAACGGCATTCGGCGGGTTTGCTCAAAGAGTTCGCGATTATCAGGCCAGTTGCACGTACTAA
- a CDS encoding cytidylyltransferase domain-containing protein — protein sequence MNDSPPSQVGAVVLARTDSTRFPRKVFTDFMGQPMLGYLLERLTHCFPKQQIVVATSDRTIDDDITRFCEEYQVPCFRGDLNNVCHRAISAAKSQGWQWFARVNGDSPLFDESLTRRAIDVCLTKQLDLVTNLVPRSFPYGISSEIVRTSTLERMMPLAEECELEHVTKVLYEHLDSIHWENISLDEDVSSIRMTVDTPDDLRQLTERITRCGVGSSAVTFRDLIPT from the coding sequence ATGAACGACTCGCCTCCGTCCCAGGTAGGTGCCGTGGTATTGGCACGGACCGACTCGACACGGTTTCCTCGGAAAGTCTTCACGGACTTTATGGGACAGCCGATGCTGGGGTACCTGCTTGAGCGTCTGACACATTGCTTTCCGAAACAGCAGATCGTCGTTGCGACTTCGGATCGGACGATCGACGACGACATCACTCGGTTTTGTGAAGAATATCAAGTTCCCTGTTTCCGCGGAGATCTCAACAACGTTTGCCATCGAGCCATCAGCGCTGCGAAGTCGCAAGGCTGGCAGTGGTTCGCCAGAGTCAATGGAGACAGCCCTCTGTTTGACGAGTCCTTGACTAGGCGCGCCATCGACGTCTGCCTAACCAAACAGCTCGATCTGGTGACGAACCTGGTTCCGCGTTCGTTTCCCTACGGGATCAGTAGCGAAATCGTTCGCACGTCCACCTTGGAACGAATGATGCCTCTGGCCGAAGAATGCGAACTGGAACACGTCACCAAAGTGCTTTATGAGCATCTCGATTCGATTCATTGGGAGAACATCTCCCTGGACGAAGACGTAAGTTCCATCCGGATGACCGTCGACACCCCCGACGATTTACGCCAGTTAACCGAGCGCATTACGCGCTGCGGAGTCGGATCCTCCGCCGTTACCTTTCGAGACCTGATTCCTACTTAA
- a CDS encoding ABC transporter ATP-binding protein: MQKPAIRVEGLGKKFKIGTQQSGHRLTELIAGYAQSVITAPARFIGARRNSNTQANSPSLSEFWAFRDLNFDIQEGEVVGIIGRNGAGKSTLLKVLSRITEPTEGRFGVRGRISSLLEVGTGFHPELTGRENIYLSGVVLGMKQAEVKRKFDQIVEFSGTEKFLDTPVKRFSSGMQVRLGFAVAAFLEPEILIVDEVLAVGDHEFQKKCLGKMSDIAQQGRTILFVSHNAGAVKQMCSRCIWLRDGSVHGDGDPQSVLNDYMSPDQGDLYHLPVKGKLGVEVRSISLNDTPVSVDRRVRFSSHFHLKFEIGADSPIPNLQLTARIAQRGNALCELNTSYNGMNVSVDQGEEISVSCDIESLPLLPGTYDLLLQLRGAGMRRDLLSWTPVGQIEIIPNIDLEHDDHGQFHQSFELRPPVLCPQKWTVQRAEQVHAGTRPPR, encoded by the coding sequence ATGCAGAAACCAGCGATCCGAGTCGAAGGACTGGGAAAGAAGTTCAAGATTGGCACCCAGCAATCCGGTCATCGGCTGACCGAATTGATCGCTGGCTATGCGCAATCGGTAATCACGGCCCCCGCTCGATTCATCGGCGCTCGTCGAAACTCCAACACGCAGGCCAATAGTCCGTCACTCTCTGAATTCTGGGCGTTTCGCGATCTCAACTTCGACATCCAGGAAGGGGAAGTCGTTGGCATCATCGGTCGAAATGGAGCCGGCAAGAGCACGCTTCTGAAGGTCCTCTCTCGGATTACCGAGCCAACCGAAGGGCGCTTTGGCGTTCGAGGCCGAATCAGTTCGCTGCTGGAGGTCGGTACCGGTTTTCACCCCGAGTTGACTGGGCGAGAGAACATTTATCTCAGTGGCGTTGTACTCGGCATGAAGCAGGCCGAGGTGAAGCGGAAGTTTGATCAAATCGTCGAGTTCTCAGGCACGGAAAAGTTTCTCGATACGCCGGTCAAGCGTTTCTCATCAGGCATGCAGGTTCGACTTGGTTTCGCGGTTGCCGCTTTTCTAGAACCTGAAATCCTCATCGTGGACGAAGTCCTTGCGGTGGGGGACCACGAGTTTCAGAAGAAGTGCCTGGGCAAGATGTCCGACATCGCCCAGCAGGGACGCACGATTCTTTTTGTCAGCCACAACGCTGGTGCCGTCAAGCAAATGTGCTCGCGATGCATCTGGCTCCGAGACGGATCCGTCCACGGCGATGGTGACCCGCAATCAGTCCTCAACGATTACATGTCTCCCGACCAGGGAGATCTTTACCACTTGCCTGTGAAGGGGAAACTCGGTGTCGAGGTTCGCTCGATTTCATTGAACGACACGCCCGTCAGCGTTGATCGTCGTGTCCGCTTTTCGTCCCACTTCCATTTGAAGTTTGAGATCGGGGCCGATTCCCCCATTCCCAACCTCCAATTAACGGCACGCATCGCCCAGCGCGGAAACGCCCTTTGCGAACTCAATACCTCTTACAACGGAATGAATGTATCGGTTGACCAGGGCGAAGAGATTTCTGTTTCGTGCGATATCGAGTCCCTCCCCTTGCTCCCAGGCACGTACGATCTGCTGCTTCAGCTTCGCGGAGCAGGGATGCGAAGAGATTTGCTTTCCTGGACCCCAGTCGGGCAGATCGAGATCATCCCCAACATCGACCTGGAGCATGACGACCATGGCCAGTTTCATCAGTCGTTTGAGTTGCGGCCACCGGTGCTTTGCCCCCAGAAGTGGACCGTGCAGCGTGCCGAACAGGTTCACGCAGGCACAAGACCTCCCAGGTGA
- a CDS encoding ABC transporter permease translates to MASGEVQDDLQYHGARHQWDLIDVQEVWRFRELIWMFALRDLKVRYRQTFVGIAWAVIQPLAMMLVFAFFFRISGGKPSDSGLPYAITALCGLIPWQLFASSVTSGTQSIVINQQLVTKVYFPKIILPLSSVAVALVDFSIAFCMLLLVMMWYQVVPTVAILLLPLMIVIVVVCSLAVSLWLSALNAIYRDVQYLVPFMLQIGLLASPTVYDASMVSPQWRWLYSLNPMVGALEGFRWALLGTTPPALAPMAISLGCMFAILIGGMIYFRRMERLFSDRI, encoded by the coding sequence ATGGCTTCTGGCGAAGTACAGGACGACCTTCAGTATCACGGTGCTCGTCATCAGTGGGATTTGATCGACGTTCAGGAAGTCTGGCGGTTTCGCGAGTTGATTTGGATGTTTGCCTTACGCGACTTGAAGGTCCGTTATCGGCAGACGTTCGTTGGCATTGCTTGGGCAGTGATTCAGCCGCTGGCAATGATGCTTGTATTCGCTTTCTTCTTCCGCATTTCCGGAGGGAAGCCATCCGATAGCGGCCTTCCCTACGCAATCACCGCGTTATGCGGTTTGATTCCTTGGCAACTGTTTGCCTCGTCGGTAACTTCTGGCACCCAATCCATCGTGATCAATCAGCAACTGGTGACCAAGGTATATTTCCCGAAGATCATTTTGCCGCTCTCGTCCGTTGCGGTGGCCTTGGTCGATTTCAGTATCGCTTTTTGCATGCTGCTTCTCGTGATGATGTGGTACCAGGTCGTTCCGACCGTCGCGATACTTCTCTTGCCGCTGATGATCGTGATCGTCGTCGTGTGCTCGCTGGCCGTGTCGTTGTGGTTGTCAGCCCTCAACGCGATCTATCGGGACGTTCAATACCTCGTTCCCTTTATGCTCCAGATTGGCTTACTGGCGAGTCCCACCGTTTATGATGCCTCGATGGTTTCTCCCCAGTGGCGATGGCTTTACTCACTGAACCCGATGGTCGGTGCGTTGGAAGGCTTCCGCTGGGCACTGCTGGGCACTACTCCGCCGGCGCTAGCCCCCATGGCCATCTCTCTTGGTTGTATGTTTGCCATCCTGATCGGAGGCATGATCTACTTCCGACGGATGGAACGTTTATTTTCGGATCGAATCTAA